One part of the Bacteroidales bacterium genome encodes these proteins:
- the rimP gene encoding ribosome assembly cofactor RimP produces the protein MIQETYLKEILEPVIRDNQLLLVDVHVTQQNRITVIIDSVKGVTVDDCALVNRYLEEHLDRESEDFHLEVSSPGADQPLKLREQYGKHRGRKMQMELNNGKRITGTLLEVTEEGIVLQEDIPAGRKKKKEGEGSGTVPVAWENIKQGKVIISFK, from the coding sequence ATGATTCAGGAAACATACCTGAAAGAGATTCTGGAGCCTGTTATCAGGGACAATCAGCTTCTGCTGGTGGATGTACATGTTACCCAGCAGAACAGGATTACAGTTATTATTGACAGTGTTAAAGGAGTTACCGTTGACGATTGTGCCCTGGTTAACCGTTATCTGGAGGAACATCTGGACAGGGAATCAGAGGATTTTCATCTGGAAGTAAGTTCGCCGGGAGCTGATCAGCCCCTGAAACTCAGGGAGCAATATGGAAAGCATCGTGGAAGGAAGATGCAGATGGAACTGAATAACGGAAAACGGATTACCGGCACTCTGCTGGAAGTTACTGAGGAAGGGATTGTTTTGCAGGAAGATATTCCGGCCGGGAGAAAGAAAAAAAAGGAAGGAGAAGGATCAGGTACTGTTCCCGTTGCATGGGAAAATATCA